The sequence CTTTATGCTCTTGAAGAGAACTGTGCTTGCGAAGCCATTTGCTAATATCCGCAACCTCTAAATGATCAGTCGCAATTGCTACTGTAAATCGTTCGAGCTCTACTTGATCATTTGTCAATTCATAGCCGTTCGTAACAAGGAAGTATTCAACCGACCATAAGGCCGTTCGTTTATTAGCATTATAAAAACAATGATTCTGCACCAATGATTGAAACAAAGCTGCGGCTTTCTCATAGATAGTAGGGTATGCATCTTTTCCAAGCACTGATTGTTTTGGACGATGGAGAGCCGATTCCAGTAAGTTCATTTCCTTTACGCCAATTTGTTCATCAGGTGAGTATTTCATGATCACATAATGATTAATCCTAATGACTTCTTGCACACTTGGATATTTCATTTTTACCGGTCAACCAAGTTTCGTGTCACTGTCTCAAATTTCTTATCCGTTTTTTTTAAGAAATCGATAAACGCTTGGTCAACTCCTTCGTCTTTTTTCACTGGCTTCACAATCATTGCCCCATCTTTGACCTCAATTTCCACCTCAGAACCGTTTTCAATTCCTAATACTTTACGTACATGGGATGGGACCGGTACAGCACTGCTATTTCCCCAGGGATGGACTTTGAAGGACATATTCTTACCTCCTCTTTGTTCTTTCATTATACTACCGCTCCTTCTTTGATGTATATACATAGTATATATTAGTTTATGTCATTATTCCCTAAATGCAACCGGTTTAAAACGATAGGCCTAATTAGCATGCCTTTGTTTGGGATTTACCAGCTTCTAACTAGCTTGTCTTGGGCAATCCTATACCCATCCAACCCCAAACTTACTGTCTGGAAATGATGTCTTAAGCCAAATGAAATAAACCGCCCATTTCGGGCGGCTTGCCTACATACCAATCGTACGATTGTTGTCTTGTTGTTTGCGGTTTGCTCTTCTTTTTCGCCATTCTGGGAAAATTAAAGCAATAAGCGTGAAGACAAAAAGCGATACTGCGAGTGGGCTTTGCAGGAAAATCATAAACGATCCATCTGAAATCGTTAATGATTGGCGCAGCATCTGTTCCATCATCCCTCCAAGAATAAAGGCAAGGATAAAAGGGGCTGCCGGGAAAGCAAAGATCCGCATTAAATAGCCGAGTATTCCAAATAAAACGAGTAAATAAAGGTCAAATGTGCTGAAGCTGACCGCGTATACGCCGACCATGCTAAATATGATAACGAGTGAAATAAGCAAAGGCCGTGGGACCGCTAATATTTTTACGAAGTAAGGAATAAGAGGCAAGTTTAAAATTAATAAGAATACATTGCCGATATACATGCTGGCAATGACGCCCCAAAACACAGTTGGGTTTTCAGTCATTAACAATGGGCCAGGTTGGACGCCTAGTACGAGAAAAGCGCCAAGCATGACGGCTGTCGTGCCTGAACCAGGTATGCCAAGGCTGAGCAATGGCACAAATGCGCCGCTTGTTGCCGCATTGTTCGCTGTCTCTGGGGCGGCAAGTCCTTTAATCGAGCCTTTGCCGAATTCTTCTGGTTTTTTAGCAAGCCTTTTTTCAGAAATGTAGGCGATAAACGATGAAATGGTTGCGCCTGCCCCTGGCAAAATACCGAGAAGAAAGCCGAGGAAAGACTGCCTTGTCATCGGCCCCGTCATTTCCTTAAAATCAGATTTGCTTAATTTTAAGCTGCCGATGTTTTTAAAACCACTCATCGATTCTTTCCGGTTTAAAATAAGAAAACACACTTCAGCCAAAGCGAAGACACCAAGAGCAACAATAAGAAAATCGATACCATCAAGCAAATTGACACTGCCAAACGTAAAACGGGTTGTCCCCGTTTGTGAATCAATTCCGATCGTCACAACCATAAAACCAAGAACCGCCGATGTCAGCGCTTTCAATGTTGAGCCGTCGCTTAAACTGGCGATAGCTGTCAAACCGAGAAGCATAAGCGCAAAATACTCAGGCGGGCCAAAGTAAATTGCGACGCTTGCTAACATTGGCGCAAACAGCATTAACAACACAACGCTGACCGTACCGCCCACAAATGAACAAATGGCCGAAATCGCGAGGGCTTTCCCCGCCTTGCCCTGTTTTGCCATCGGGTAACCGTCAAACGCAGCAGCAACCGTTCCGGCAACACCTGGGGCATTCAACAAAATCGACGACGTTGAGCCACCATACATCGACCCATAATAGACACCGGCCATCATCACAAGTGCAATCGTTGGATTCATGCCATACGTAATCGGTATCATAATCGCAATCGCGCTAATTGGCCCGAGTCCGGGGATCATCCCAATGATGGTGCCAAGAAGCACGCCAATAAACACAAAAATAATTCCTTCCCAGCTGAATGCAACTTGAAAGCCTTGCAACAGCCCTTCAAATGAGCCCATGTTCTCCCTCCTTTAAAACGGCAAAATGCCTGCTGGCAGCCGAATCGCTAACCCGTAATTAAACAACCAATAAACGCCGATTGAAAAGACAATCGATGTAATTGCATTAACAAGCCACTTTCGATACCCTAAAAATCGTGAACATACGAGAATGAATAACGTGGTCATAATCACGAAGCCAATTACTTCAAGCACAGTAATGTAAATAAGAATGAATCCCATTACAGTAAGAAGCATCCAAACTTCCTTCTTCGGAATCGTCCGCTTTTTCTTTTGCTCTTCCGTGTCAGGGTCTTTGGCAAAGAAAAAGCAAACCCCTAGAACGAGCAAACTAGCTCCGAGCAATTTCGGCACTAAGTCCGAATCAACGGGGACAAATGCATATTCCGGCAATTGGAATGCCATCACTAAATAAACAACTGCAATACCGATCAACACAATTGAAATCCCTCGATTGACAGTGAGTCTCATGTTATCACTCCTTTAGTCGCGGCGGAAGCCTAGTTCATCTAAAACCGTTTCCAAATCTTCTGATTGTTCTTCCAAAAATGCACGGAACGTCTCAGAATCCATGTACATTTCATCCCACCCATACGCCTCGCGCACTTCCGCAAACGCTTCAGATTCGGAAGCTTGTTTAAAGATCGATTCATAATAAGCGAGCTGTTCCTCCGTCATATCCGGCGGACCAAAAATGCCGCGCCATACGACAAATTCTGCATCAATGCCCTGTTCTTTCCCTGTTGGCAACGTTGACAAAAACTCGCCTTCCAACCGCTCAGGGGCTGTGATGCCAAGAACTTTCATTTTGCCTGCACGAGCCTGTTCTGCCGCTTCTGACACGCCTGTTGATACAACGTCGACGCTGCCATTTAAAACAGAAGTCATTGCCCCGCCTTCCTGATCAGACACGTAACGAATTTTGGAAATGTCTACACCAGCCGCATCGGCAAATAAAACAAACTGCATGTGGTCCATACTTCCTGGTGAAGACACGCCAATCGTCGTTACTTGGCTCGGATCCTCGCGCATATCGGCAAACAATTCTTCCAGTGTCTCCCACTTTGCATCAGCTCTGACAGCGAAGGCTCCGTAGTCGGCAATTAAATTGGCAATCGGCGTAAAGTCTTCGTAGCCGTATGGAGACTGCCCTGCCAAGGCGACAAAATGCAACGGTGGCGAGGCGATAAAGATATTATGGGGGTCATTTCGCTTATGGATGTATGCCCAAGCAACTGCCCCGCCGCCGCCAGGTTTGTTAACAACGCCAAAACTATGGTCAGCAATCTTTTCTTCATCGATTGTCTTGGCAAGCATTCTTGCGGTTGTGTCCCAGCCGCCTCCAGCTGCCGCCGGAGCAATAAACTCAATCGAACGGTCCGGCTCCCATTCCCCTTCTGCGTTAACGGATCCGCTTTGAACTGGCATCGAGCAGCCGCTAATTAGTAAAGCAACACCCATACTCACAGTCCATATGCTTTTTTTTATGAACACTCTTTATTTCTCTCCTTTCGTATTATTTTTCTTATCTTACTGAGTTTTCACGATAATGTAACCGTTTTCAAAATAACGCTCATTAAGTGCATATTATTTATTTTGTTCATAAAGTTCACGAAAAAAAGCAAGAGACGCCTCTTGCCTTTCTACGTTGCCCAATACTTTCGCTCCGGTCTGCCAACAATGCCATATTCCAGCTCCGCTTTTGCCTCATTAGTTGAAATTAAATACTCTAAATAGCGCCGTGACGTTGTCCGTGAAGCGCCAAATTTCCGCCCTAATGCTTCGGCCGTTACTCCTTCCGATTGTTGACGCAGCAATGTGCGCACTCTTTCAAGTGTCAACTGGTCGATTCCTTTTGGTAAGGCTTCTGGTGGCGCATGTTTGGTTTTGGTGCCTTGGAAAAATTGATCCGCTGCTTGCTGGTCAATCGGCTGTTTATCTTGGAGCCACTTACGCAAGCTTTTGGCTTTATCGACCGATTGTTGCAAACGCTCAAACGCAATTGGTTTCACTAAGTAATCGACAACGCCATTTTGCAATGCTTTATGGAAAATTGTTTTTTCAGTCGCCGCCGTAATCAAGACGATTTGCATGTCGGGGCATGCTTGGTGCAGCTCTGGCAAAACGTCTACGCCGAGGCGATCTGGTAAATACACATCCAGCAGCAGCACATCAGGCTGGTGCATGTTTGCAAGTAAAACAGCCTCTGTCGCATTTTGCGCTTTGGCGACAACGTCAACATTTTTCATTTTCTTTAAAAACTGTTCGTGAATTTCAGCCACTCGATAATCATCTTCGGCGATCATTATTTTCATGTTGTCAACCCCTCCTGTACCTTTGGAATATACAAACTAATGATCGTCCCTGTCGGCTTATTCGCCTCGACTTCAAGAAAGCCACCTAATTCTTTTAATGCCGCTTGCACGAGTGAGAGCCCGAAACCGCGATGTCCACCTTCTTTTGTAGTAAACCCTTGCTCAAAAAGGCGTTCAGCAACAGCGGGATCAATGCCAGTGCCATTGTCGGCAATTTCAATAACAAGCTCCGCGCCAATATCGGTCAAAAACACATCGACTTCTGGTGTTTTTGTTTCCAAGACGGCATCAAAAGCATTATCAATCACATTGCCAATAATGGTGACTAACGAAGCCGTTGCTTGCGCTGGCCACATAAATGACACCGCGCTGTCTGGGTTGATCGCTAGTGTAACTTTCTTTTCGGATGCCTTGGAAAGCTTGCCGAGCAAGACCGCCTGAATCGTCGGATCGGCAATTTGCTCGAAAATGACTTTTTCATGGCGCGTATGTACGCCTGTTTCTTCATGGATAAATTCAAGCGCCTTGTCGCTATAGCCAAGCTGAAGCCAGCCAGAAATCGCATAAAGCTTATTGGTAAACTCATGTGCTTGCGCCCTGAGATCCTGGGAATACTGCTGCATTTCCGACAGAGCATTAATCAGCTCGTATAGTTCAGAACGGTCTTGGAAACTGGCAACTTTTCCGCCATACTCCCCGTTCTCTTCAATTGTTTTGTAATGGACAATTAGCCGTTTATCGCGAAAAATCGCTTCGTGTGGCCCTTTACGGTGCTGCTCTTTTAAGACCGCAGCCATTTCTGATTGTGTAAGCACCGTTTCGACTGGCTTCCCGACTGCATCATCTTCAATTTGTAGCAAATCTGTCGCCGACTGATTGACAAGCGTGACAATCCCTTTTTGGTCCGTTGCAATCAATCCTTCTTTAATCGATTGGAACACCGCTTGGCGTTCTTTATAGAGTCTGGCAATTTGGTAAGGTTCAAGCCCAAACGTGTCGTTGCGGATGCTTCGCGCCAACGCTGTGCTTCCTGCAATTCCGACTAAAAAAATCAACAGCAGCCAAATTAAAAATACAACCATACCCTGTTTAAAGATGGAATCGATATAGCCGATCATAAATCCTACTGATACAACGCCAATGACGTCGCCTTCTTCATTAAAAACAGGCGTCTTCCCCCGCACCGCAGTGCCAAGAGAACCATCCGCCAACGAAATGTAGCTATTTCCATAAACAAGCGCCTGTTCGTTGTCTCCGCCTACCATTGGCATGCCGATTTTTTCCTGGTCTGGATGGGTCAAGCGGATGCCATTCTCATCACCCACCACAATATATTCTGCATCTGCCCGTTTTTGGATAGCACCAATCAACTTCTGAAGCTCGTCTGTGCTCGCCCCTGTCTCCAACGCGTTTTTCACGTCTGGAATTTCTGCAACGGCTTTGGCAGTCGTCAACGCTTGTTCGCCAATAAGCTGGCGCGCCTGGTTTCGTTCTAAATAGACATATACCGCTGTGACGAGCACCATAATCAGTGTAATGAGCCCGCCTACATATAGGATAAACTTCTTTTCAAGCGACCGCTTTTTCACGTTACGCTTCCCCTCTCTTGTTGTCTAGTATAACGTTTTCAAAGAATCTGGAAAAGGGGGCGGTGCGATGGCGTTTTTTCTTTATTGTACTAGCTGACTTCCTTTGAGTTAACGACACGTCCAAAAAGTGAACAACACTTCTACCTGTGCTATACTTAATAGCTGAATGGGAGGGGCAGGTTTGGGAAACTTATAAACATACGTACTTCCAACGTTTTCATACGAAAGAAGGTTATACCAATTAGCACGATTTATCTTGTCTTACTTTTGTTTTTCATTATTGGTTTATCAAACATTATCCAACGCTTTCTGCCGTTTATCCCATTGCCATTAATCCAAATCGCACTAGGTATGTTGTGTTCCATTAGTCCAACTGCCGGCCTTCACATTCCATTAGAACCAGAGTTGTTTTTTGTCTTGTTTATTGCCCCATTGCTTTTTAATGATGGCAAAGTCACGCCTCGAGATGAATTATGGAAGCTGCGCCTTCCTATTTTGTTGCTCGCCCTCGGCCTCGTGTTTGCTACGGTTGTGGTTATTGGCCTATTCATCCATTGGCTGATTCCGTCCATACCATTGCCTGCCGCATTTGCACTTGCTGCGATTCTGTCACCGACAGACGTCGTCGCTGTCAGTTCGATTGCCAAACGAGTCCACATGCCAAAAGGGTTAATGCGCCTCCTTGAAGGCGAAGGCTTAATGAATGATGCTTCCGGCCTTGTCGCTTTTAAATTTGCTGTTGCAGCTACCGTTACAGGTATATTTTCGGTTAGTGAAGCATCCGTAAGCTTCTTGTTGATTGCACTCGGAGGGCTTGGATTAGGCGTGCTGTTTTCTTTTATGCTCATCGGCCTAAAAATGGCGTTGCGCCGCTTTGGCATGGAAGATATCACAACGCATATGATTATTCAAATTATCACGCCATTTGTCATCTATATTGGCGCCGAGGAATTTGGCGTTTCCGGAATTCTTGCCGTTGTAGCGGCAGGCATTGTCCACGCGATTGAAAAAGAAAAAGTCGAGTCGCGCACGCTAGAGTTGCAACGTGTGTCCGACACAACGTGGTCAGTCATTCTCTTCATTTTAAATGGCCTTGTCTTCGTGTTGCTTGGCCTGCAAATCCCAGACACAACGCGGCTCATCTTTGACGATCCGCAAATTACAGATATGGAAGTGATCGGCTATATACTCGCCATTACCGCTTCTTTGCTTTTGTTGCGCTACATATGGCTTGCATTGTTTTGGAAAAAGATCAAGCCACTGCTTTTCTTTCAAGAAGAACCAGAAGAAAAGCATCGTGCCATTGCGCTCCTAACGTTTTCTGGCGTACGTGGCGCCGTCACGCTGGCAGGGGCATTCACAATCCCTTACATCGCCGCCGACGGTTCCCCGTTTCCAGAACGGGACTTGCTGCTGTTCCTTGCCGCCGGCACCATTCTTGTGACAGTGTTGCTTGCAAGCATCTTGCTGCCGTTATTAGCCAAAAAACCAGAACTTCAAGAAGCCGACCAACAGCTTAGCTTTACACGGGCGCTTGAGCAGTTGACCCAAGAGGCAAGAGTGATTTTGGCTGATAAATCCCATTCTCATGACAAACAAACACTGCGCCGTTTACAGCGCGAATATGACCGTATTGTCATCCCGCTGCTCCATGATGCCAATACCAATCACACCTTGATAGCGCCAGACCGCAAGAAAGAGCTTTTTCTGTTGTTCAAAGCGTTGCAACATGAGCATGATTTGCTTGAAGCAACACTTGAAGATCCCACATTAACAGAAGCGATGGAAAAACGGCTACGCGCAAGAGCGCAAAACATTGGTCAAATCCTAAGTGTCCGCTCGCCACTTGCTTTCTTACGTTTCGGTTCAAAACATTTTATCGACAGAATGTTAAACAAAGCGAACAAAAATCGCCTATCCATTGAGGAAAAGAACCGTCTCTATTTGATTTACACACGCCTCTTTGCTGACATTATCAAAAAACTCGACGAACAAATGACGACAAAAAACGAGTCTGTCACTAAACGAGTCATCCATTTTTACAGAATTCAGCTTAACCGCCTTGATCATGTGCACTTGAACAACGATGAAAAGCTCTATAAGGAAATGCTCGGATTGCATTACGAGATTATGGAAGAGATGCGCCGCTCTTTGCAAACCCTTTTCCAAAACAATGACCTTTCTCGTGAAACGACACAAAAGCTGCGCCGTTACTTAAACTATATCGAGGCCAATGTAACCGAAGCGTTGCAACTACCTGACGAGAAAAATGGCCATTGACCACGGCTGTGGCAAGGGATGAAAAAAGACGCGAACATAGGGATTCGCGTCTTTTTTGTGTGATTGGTAGTGTTGGACCGTTAAGCTCCTTGTTTTTTGGCGGTTTGACCGTGGATATTGTTTAAACGTATTATCGGTTAGGGCGAACCTTGTTGTATAAGTTTATGGGACAAGAAATCTGGTAGCTTGCAATAAGGTTCCAATCACTTTGATGACCGGAACCTTTTTAAACCCGTAATCCCTAAAAATAACTACTCCTTTTCTTTTTTAAAAGCAAGGTTTAATTTTCTTAGCATCAAAGCTGCGTCTTGAGACAATTCACTGTATATTTTCCTCTCTTCAGGAGTGCAACACTCTAAGCAAC is a genomic window of Shouchella clausii containing:
- a CDS encoding tripartite tricarboxylate transporter permease; this translates as MGSFEGLLQGFQVAFSWEGIIFVFIGVLLGTIIGMIPGLGPISAIAIMIPITYGMNPTIALVMMAGVYYGSMYGGSTSSILLNAPGVAGTVAAAFDGYPMAKQGKAGKALAISAICSFVGGTVSVVLLMLFAPMLASVAIYFGPPEYFALMLLGLTAIASLSDGSTLKALTSAVLGFMVVTIGIDSQTGTTRFTFGSVNLLDGIDFLIVALGVFALAEVCFLILNRKESMSGFKNIGSLKLSKSDFKEMTGPMTRQSFLGFLLGILPGAGATISSFIAYISEKRLAKKPEEFGKGSIKGLAAPETANNAATSGAFVPLLSLGIPGSGTTAVMLGAFLVLGVQPGPLLMTENPTVFWGVIASMYIGNVFLLILNLPLIPYFVKILAVPRPLLISLVIIFSMVGVYAVSFSTFDLYLLVLFGILGYLMRIFAFPAAPFILAFILGGMMEQMLRQSLTISDGSFMIFLQSPLAVSLFVFTLIALIFPEWRKRRANRKQQDNNRTIGM
- a CDS encoding tripartite tricarboxylate transporter substrate binding protein, producing MGVALLISGCSMPVQSGSVNAEGEWEPDRSIEFIAPAAAGGGWDTTARMLAKTIDEEKIADHSFGVVNKPGGGGAVAWAYIHKRNDPHNIFIASPPLHFVALAGQSPYGYEDFTPIANLIADYGAFAVRADAKWETLEELFADMREDPSQVTTIGVSSPGSMDHMQFVLFADAAGVDISKIRYVSDQEGGAMTSVLNGSVDVVSTGVSEAAEQARAGKMKVLGITAPERLEGEFLSTLPTGKEQGIDAEFVVWRGIFGPPDMTEEQLAYYESIFKQASESEAFAEVREAYGWDEMYMDSETFRAFLEEQSEDLETVLDELGFRRD
- a CDS encoding response regulator; amino-acid sequence: MKIMIAEDDYRVAEIHEQFLKKMKNVDVVAKAQNATEAVLLANMHQPDVLLLDVYLPDRLGVDVLPELHQACPDMQIVLITAATEKTIFHKALQNGVVDYLVKPIAFERLQQSVDKAKSLRKWLQDKQPIDQQAADQFFQGTKTKHAPPEALPKGIDQLTLERVRTLLRQQSEGVTAEALGRKFGASRTTSRRYLEYLISTNEAKAELEYGIVGRPERKYWAT
- a CDS encoding AbrB/MazE/SpoVT family DNA-binding domain-containing protein; protein product: MSFKVHPWGNSSAVPVPSHVRKVLGIENGSEVEIEVKDGAMIVKPVKKDEGVDQAFIDFLKKTDKKFETVTRNLVDR
- a CDS encoding type II toxin-antitoxin system death-on-curing family toxin; translation: MKYPSVQEVIRINHYVIMKYSPDEQIGVKEMNLLESALHRPKQSVLGKDAYPTIYEKAAALFQSLVQNHCFYNANKRTALWSVEYFLVTNGYELTNDQVELERFTVAIATDHLEVADISKWLRKHSSLQEHKG
- a CDS encoding Na+/H+ antiporter, which gives rise to MFFIIGLSNIIQRFLPFIPLPLIQIALGMLCSISPTAGLHIPLEPELFFVLFIAPLLFNDGKVTPRDELWKLRLPILLLALGLVFATVVVIGLFIHWLIPSIPLPAAFALAAILSPTDVVAVSSIAKRVHMPKGLMRLLEGEGLMNDASGLVAFKFAVAATVTGIFSVSEASVSFLLIALGGLGLGVLFSFMLIGLKMALRRFGMEDITTHMIIQIITPFVIYIGAEEFGVSGILAVVAAGIVHAIEKEKVESRTLELQRVSDTTWSVILFILNGLVFVLLGLQIPDTTRLIFDDPQITDMEVIGYILAITASLLLLRYIWLALFWKKIKPLLFFQEEPEEKHRAIALLTFSGVRGAVTLAGAFTIPYIAADGSPFPERDLLLFLAAGTILVTVLLASILLPLLAKKPELQEADQQLSFTRALEQLTQEARVILADKSHSHDKQTLRRLQREYDRIVIPLLHDANTNHTLIAPDRKKELFLLFKALQHEHDLLEATLEDPTLTEAMEKRLRARAQNIGQILSVRSPLAFLRFGSKHFIDRMLNKANKNRLSIEEKNRLYLIYTRLFADIIKKLDEQMTTKNESVTKRVIHFYRIQLNRLDHVHLNNDEKLYKEMLGLHYEIMEEMRRSLQTLFQNNDLSRETTQKLRRYLNYIEANVTEALQLPDEKNGH
- a CDS encoding tripartite tricarboxylate transporter TctB family protein, producing the protein MRLTVNRGISIVLIGIAVVYLVMAFQLPEYAFVPVDSDLVPKLLGASLLVLGVCFFFAKDPDTEEQKKKRTIPKKEVWMLLTVMGFILIYITVLEVIGFVIMTTLFILVCSRFLGYRKWLVNAITSIVFSIGVYWLFNYGLAIRLPAGILPF
- a CDS encoding ATP-binding protein yields the protein MKKRSLEKKFILYVGGLITLIMVLVTAVYVYLERNQARQLIGEQALTTAKAVAEIPDVKNALETGASTDELQKLIGAIQKRADAEYIVVGDENGIRLTHPDQEKIGMPMVGGDNEQALVYGNSYISLADGSLGTAVRGKTPVFNEEGDVIGVVSVGFMIGYIDSIFKQGMVVFLIWLLLIFLVGIAGSTALARSIRNDTFGLEPYQIARLYKERQAVFQSIKEGLIATDQKGIVTLVNQSATDLLQIEDDAVGKPVETVLTQSEMAAVLKEQHRKGPHEAIFRDKRLIVHYKTIEENGEYGGKVASFQDRSELYELINALSEMQQYSQDLRAQAHEFTNKLYAISGWLQLGYSDKALEFIHEETGVHTRHEKVIFEQIADPTIQAVLLGKLSKASEKKVTLAINPDSAVSFMWPAQATASLVTIIGNVIDNAFDAVLETKTPEVDVFLTDIGAELVIEIADNGTGIDPAVAERLFEQGFTTKEGGHRGFGLSLVQAALKELGGFLEVEANKPTGTIISLYIPKVQEGLTT